The following are encoded together in the Variovorax sp. PBS-H4 genome:
- a CDS encoding enoyl-CoA hydratase-related protein: protein MKEDGFANDKNRSHADGDLLVVREGGILRLTLNRPQRRNALTDAVLLGLRDELAAASKDTTLRAVILTGAGDKAFCAGADLTPGDTPFQPDFARLTLPMADLMRAAHDCHVPIIGRINGVCMAGGMGLFGLCDMAIAVDDARFGMPEVKVGIFPMQILVVLRDLIPPRFLNEMCMTGKPIDAATAFSIGLLNKVVPAAELDAAVDSLVQDLLAVSPMANRRGKYALRAVEAMAFPERVAFTETAISAMIQTQDAREGLAAFNEKRPPQWKNR, encoded by the coding sequence ATGAAAGAAGATGGTTTTGCCAACGACAAGAATCGCAGCCATGCCGACGGCGATCTGCTGGTGGTTCGCGAAGGCGGCATCCTGCGCCTGACCCTCAACCGCCCGCAGCGCCGCAATGCGTTGACGGACGCAGTGCTCCTGGGCCTGCGCGACGAACTGGCCGCGGCCTCGAAAGACACAACGCTGCGCGCCGTCATCCTCACCGGCGCCGGCGACAAGGCCTTCTGCGCCGGTGCCGACCTGACCCCGGGCGATACGCCGTTCCAGCCCGATTTCGCGCGCCTGACATTGCCGATGGCCGACCTGATGCGGGCGGCGCATGACTGCCACGTCCCCATCATCGGCCGCATCAACGGCGTCTGCATGGCGGGGGGCATGGGTCTCTTCGGGCTGTGCGACATGGCCATTGCCGTCGATGACGCGCGCTTCGGCATGCCCGAGGTGAAGGTCGGCATCTTCCCGATGCAGATTCTCGTGGTGCTGCGCGACCTCATTCCGCCGCGCTTCCTCAACGAGATGTGCATGACGGGAAAGCCCATCGATGCCGCGACCGCGTTCTCCATCGGATTGCTGAACAAGGTGGTCCCGGCGGCCGAGCTCGACGCTGCCGTGGACAGCCTCGTGCAGGATCTCCTTGCGGTGTCGCCGATGGCCAACCGGCGCGGAAAATATGCGCTGCGCGCGGTGGAGGCCATGGCGTTTCCGGAGCGCGTGGCATTCACCGAGACAGCCATCAGCGCGATGATCCAGACGCAGGATGCGCGCGAAGGCCTCGCGGCGTTCAACGAAAAGCGGCCACCGCAGTGGAAGAACCGCTGA
- a CDS encoding GntR family transcriptional regulator produces MPAQPNPVRSSPAYRLEPGPVTLYAQLAGILRERVKSGVWPNGAEIPTLEELAAEFNVARVTVRQAMQILMKEGLVSSQRGRRTFVTYTPAEDKNPLFVSINMVSSVTPRYEITIISRDNVPESYLGDPYMGKARGPYMRIRKVDFESGDPYSVSTHFVSLPIYKRFGKVGEEQVKIARLVRDKARGALHLCHERVTVAAADLEESQLLKCPLSAPVARIRRVFLDAKGDILYYALLTFRGDRFGIERDTTELIKAG; encoded by the coding sequence ATGCCGGCACAGCCTAATCCTGTTCGTTCGTCCCCTGCCTACCGGCTCGAGCCCGGGCCGGTCACGCTGTACGCCCAACTTGCCGGAATCCTGCGCGAACGCGTGAAGAGTGGCGTCTGGCCCAACGGCGCGGAAATCCCCACCCTCGAGGAGCTTGCCGCCGAATTCAACGTGGCGCGCGTCACGGTGCGCCAGGCCATGCAGATCCTCATGAAGGAAGGCCTGGTGTCCAGCCAGCGCGGCCGGCGCACTTTCGTCACCTACACGCCGGCCGAAGACAAGAACCCGCTGTTCGTGTCGATCAACATGGTGTCGTCGGTCACGCCGCGGTACGAGATCACCATCATCAGCCGCGACAACGTGCCGGAGAGCTATCTCGGCGACCCGTACATGGGCAAGGCCCGTGGGCCGTACATGCGCATTCGCAAGGTCGATTTCGAAAGCGGCGACCCGTATTCGGTCTCGACCCATTTCGTCTCCCTCCCGATCTACAAACGCTTCGGCAAGGTGGGCGAAGAACAGGTGAAGATCGCACGGCTGGTGCGGGACAAGGCGCGCGGCGCCCTGCACCTTTGCCATGAACGCGTCACGGTGGCCGCGGCCGATCTCGAGGAGTCGCAACTGTTGAAGTGCCCCCTCTCTGCGCCTGTCGCGCGCATCCGGCGGGTGTTCCTGGACGCCAAAGGCGACATCCTCTACTACGCCCTGCTCACCTTTCGCGGCGACCGTTTCGGCATCGAGCGGGACACGACGGAGTTGATCAAGGCCGGTTGA
- a CDS encoding Bug family tripartite tricarboxylate transporter substrate binding protein, with translation MNEPALSVFRRSGLVATAVLLVLSAVPAAAQSSAGRAARIVVGSAAGASSDAVARLLADSFTHSLGRPFIVDNKPGASGNIAAELVAKSPPDGNNLLLIYNAHPAVGALFPHLPFDPVKDFRSVGLIGTTPYVLVATPTLPGRNLGEALARARAAGTPLSFGSTGAGSPQHLTMERLKKESGIDITMVHYKGGALASNDVIAGHVNITLATPSLAMPQLKAGRLKALAVTADERLPELPDVPTVTEAGFHGFVSVGWFALLLPAATPDAVVQRYNEALDQALRTSPVKERLLAQGITPTPGAPAVLDRQMQGDAQMWTRLIKELNIKPE, from the coding sequence ATGAATGAACCCGCCTTGTCCGTCTTCCGCAGGTCTGGTCTGGTTGCGACTGCGGTGCTGCTCGTCCTTTCTGCAGTTCCGGCCGCCGCGCAGAGCAGCGCAGGCCGTGCCGCACGCATCGTCGTAGGGAGCGCGGCCGGCGCCAGCTCCGACGCGGTAGCGCGTTTGCTGGCCGACAGCTTCACGCACAGCCTCGGCCGCCCGTTCATTGTCGACAACAAGCCCGGCGCCTCGGGCAACATCGCAGCCGAGCTCGTCGCGAAGTCGCCACCAGACGGCAACAACCTGCTCTTGATCTACAACGCCCATCCCGCTGTCGGCGCTTTGTTTCCTCATCTCCCGTTCGATCCGGTCAAGGACTTTCGATCGGTCGGCCTGATCGGGACCACCCCGTATGTCCTGGTGGCAACGCCGACCCTGCCGGGGCGCAACCTCGGCGAGGCGCTGGCCCGGGCCCGGGCTGCGGGAACGCCCCTGTCCTTCGGCTCCACGGGCGCGGGATCGCCGCAGCACCTGACGATGGAGCGCCTCAAGAAAGAGTCGGGCATCGATATCACCATGGTGCACTACAAGGGCGGCGCACTCGCGAGCAACGATGTGATCGCGGGACACGTGAACATCACCCTCGCCACACCCAGCCTCGCCATGCCGCAGCTCAAGGCCGGCCGGCTGAAGGCGCTGGCGGTTACCGCTGACGAGCGCCTGCCCGAGCTGCCGGACGTGCCGACCGTGACCGAGGCCGGATTCCATGGCTTCGTGTCGGTCGGCTGGTTCGCGCTGCTGCTGCCCGCCGCCACGCCGGACGCCGTGGTGCAGCGTTACAACGAAGCGCTCGACCAGGCGTTGCGCACCTCACCCGTGAAGGAGCGGCTGCTGGCACAGGGCATCACCCCGACGCCTGGCGCACCTGCTGTGCTCGACAGGCAGATGCAAGGCGATGCGCAGATGTGGACGCGGCTGATCAAGGAGCTGAACATCAAGCCAGAATAA
- a CDS encoding acyl-CoA dehydrogenase family protein, giving the protein MPGLVMTPLRQQIHDSAKKICDRFDDAYWLEKDLNHEWPVAYHTAAKEAGWLGITIPEEYGGAGLGVTEAALLMQVVGGSAGAIAACSTIQAGVFGPHAVTVHGNDEQKRRILPRLATGEDQACFGVTEPDAGLNTTAITTRAVRKGDRYIVNGQKVWTSTAQVVNKIMLLARTTPLEECARPTDGMTLFCTDFDRKAIQVQEIEKLGRAAVDSNSIYIEGLEVPVEDRIGAEGQGFKVLLDSLNPERIIIAAEVVGLGRRALAKATEYAKDRVVFGRPIGKNQSIQHPLAESWMELEAADLMTWRAAELYDAGKPCGAEANAAKYLAAEASFRACDRAVRTHGGFGYAKEFHVERYLRETILPRIAPVSGELILCFIAEKVLGLPKSY; this is encoded by the coding sequence ATGCCCGGATTGGTCATGACGCCTTTGCGTCAGCAGATTCACGACTCGGCCAAGAAGATCTGCGATCGCTTCGACGACGCGTACTGGCTCGAGAAGGATCTCAATCACGAATGGCCGGTGGCGTACCACACCGCAGCCAAGGAAGCCGGCTGGCTCGGGATCACGATCCCCGAGGAGTACGGCGGGGCCGGCCTGGGCGTGACCGAGGCGGCCTTGCTGATGCAGGTCGTCGGCGGATCGGCCGGCGCGATCGCAGCCTGCTCCACCATCCAGGCCGGCGTCTTTGGCCCGCACGCCGTCACGGTGCACGGCAACGACGAGCAGAAGAGGCGCATCCTTCCGCGGCTGGCGACCGGCGAGGACCAGGCCTGCTTCGGAGTGACCGAGCCCGACGCCGGCCTCAACACCACGGCGATCACCACGCGCGCCGTGAGGAAGGGCGACCGCTACATCGTCAATGGCCAGAAGGTCTGGACCTCGACCGCCCAGGTGGTGAACAAGATCATGCTGCTGGCCCGGACGACGCCGCTCGAAGAATGCGCCCGGCCCACCGACGGCATGACGCTGTTCTGCACCGACTTCGACCGAAAGGCCATCCAGGTGCAGGAGATCGAGAAGCTCGGGCGCGCGGCGGTCGATTCGAACTCGATCTACATCGAAGGGCTCGAAGTGCCGGTGGAGGACCGCATCGGCGCGGAGGGCCAGGGCTTCAAGGTCCTGCTGGACAGCTTGAACCCCGAGCGCATCATCATCGCCGCCGAAGTGGTGGGCCTGGGCCGCCGGGCGCTCGCAAAGGCGACCGAATACGCCAAGGACCGCGTGGTGTTCGGACGCCCCATCGGCAAGAACCAGTCGATCCAGCACCCGCTCGCCGAAAGCTGGATGGAGCTGGAGGCCGCCGACCTCATGACCTGGCGCGCGGCTGAACTCTACGACGCCGGCAAGCCCTGCGGCGCCGAGGCGAACGCAGCCAAATACCTGGCCGCCGAGGCGTCGTTCCGTGCATGCGATCGGGCGGTCCGCACCCACGGAGGCTTTGGGTACGCCAAGGAATTCCATGTCGAGCGCTACCTGCGCGAGACCATCCTGCCGCGCATCGCACCGGTCAGCGGTGAACTGATCCTGTGCTTCATCGCCGAGAAGGTCCTCGGCCTGCCCAAGTCCTACTGA
- a CDS encoding NADP-dependent oxidoreductase, which yields MRSNRQIVLKARPRGLPRSDDFELVESPIPAPADGAVLMRHDWLGLAPAARLRMDETGSYSAPMSLGDVVYGQAIGTVLHSRHPDFEAGDMAMAMRGGWQCFSSLPGGDLNKIDPQLAPPPAWLGPLGTSGLAAYIGLLEHGRPERGETVVVSAAAGAVGSVVGQIARIRGCRVVGIVGSEDKRRVAVEEFGFDDCVDHHDPDLAKALARACPDGIDVSFENAGGVSRDAVWPLMARGGRIVVCGLISEYNEPQATGPGWYRLLTQRLTIRGYITSDHLHLRGAFERDMARWWSEGRIRMREDVSEGLASAPAAFIGMLQGHNRGKVLVSLAADHAEAG from the coding sequence ATGCGCTCGAATCGACAGATCGTCCTCAAGGCGCGGCCGCGGGGACTGCCCCGGTCCGATGACTTCGAGCTCGTCGAATCGCCGATCCCGGCGCCGGCCGATGGCGCGGTGCTGATGCGCCACGACTGGCTGGGACTCGCACCTGCTGCGCGCCTGCGCATGGACGAGACCGGCTCGTACAGCGCCCCGATGTCGCTGGGCGACGTGGTCTATGGGCAGGCGATCGGCACGGTCCTGCACAGCCGGCACCCGGACTTCGAAGCTGGCGACATGGCGATGGCGATGCGCGGGGGCTGGCAATGCTTTTCTTCACTGCCTGGCGGCGACCTCAACAAGATCGATCCGCAGCTGGCGCCGCCGCCGGCCTGGCTGGGCCCGCTGGGCACGTCCGGGCTCGCCGCATACATCGGCCTGCTCGAACACGGCCGGCCCGAGCGGGGCGAGACAGTGGTGGTGAGTGCCGCCGCCGGCGCGGTGGGCTCGGTGGTGGGGCAGATCGCCCGGATCCGAGGCTGCCGCGTCGTGGGCATCGTCGGGAGCGAGGACAAGCGGCGCGTTGCGGTCGAGGAGTTCGGCTTCGATGACTGTGTGGATCACCACGACCCCGACTTGGCGAAGGCACTCGCGCGCGCCTGCCCCGACGGCATCGACGTGAGCTTCGAGAACGCCGGCGGCGTGTCGCGCGACGCGGTATGGCCCCTGATGGCGCGCGGTGGACGCATCGTCGTGTGCGGCCTCATCTCCGAATACAACGAGCCGCAGGCCACGGGCCCCGGCTGGTACCGGCTGCTGACCCAGCGCCTGACGATTCGCGGCTACATCACCTCGGACCACTTGCACTTGCGCGGCGCGTTCGAGCGGGACATGGCGCGCTGGTGGTCCGAGGGACGCATCCGCATGCGCGAGGACGTGAGCGAAGGGCTGGCCAGCGCGCCTGCGGCCTTCATCGGCATGCTGCAGGGGCACAACCGCGGCAAGGTGCTGGTTTCGCTCGCGGCAGACCACGCGGAAGCGGGATGA
- a CDS encoding acyl-CoA dehydrogenase family protein, with amino-acid sequence MTLQDIYLIKAPTTRSREIADRVEAFVRDIVIPFERDPRCTPHGPSAELVAELRSAATAAGVMTPHILDDGSHLTQRETAAVLQRSGLSPLGPVAVNTAAPDEGNMFLLGKVATASQRERFLEPLVQGRARSAFFMTEPAAEDGAGSDPSMLKTQATRTPGGWSISGRKAFITGADGAGVGIIMARTGTGDAVEATMFLVHLPHPRVRIERVLDTIDSSMPGGHSIVMIDALEVPDEDVLGGPGEGLRYAQVRLAPARLSHCMRWHGGAVRAQGIATAYALQRKAFGKPLIDHEGVGFMLSDNLIDLRQAALMIEWCADALDGGSQASVESSMAKVAVSEALYRVADRCVQVMGGTGVSADTIVAQIFREVRAFRIYDGPTEVHKWSLAKYIKRQARPAE; translated from the coding sequence ATGACCCTCCAAGACATCTACCTGATCAAGGCGCCGACGACACGCTCGCGCGAAATAGCCGACCGCGTCGAAGCTTTCGTGCGGGACATCGTCATCCCGTTCGAGCGCGATCCCCGGTGCACCCCGCACGGGCCGAGCGCGGAGCTGGTGGCCGAGCTGCGTTCGGCGGCCACGGCCGCGGGTGTCATGACACCGCACATCCTGGACGACGGCAGCCATCTCACGCAGCGTGAGACCGCGGCCGTGCTTCAGCGATCCGGCCTTTCGCCGCTGGGCCCGGTCGCCGTGAACACCGCCGCGCCCGACGAGGGCAACATGTTCCTGCTCGGCAAGGTGGCCACGGCATCTCAGCGCGAGCGCTTCCTGGAGCCGCTGGTGCAGGGCAGGGCGCGATCGGCCTTCTTCATGACCGAGCCGGCCGCGGAGGACGGGGCCGGGTCCGATCCGTCCATGCTGAAGACGCAGGCCACCCGCACCCCCGGCGGCTGGTCGATCTCGGGGCGAAAGGCTTTCATCACCGGTGCGGATGGTGCAGGCGTGGGCATCATCATGGCGCGAACCGGCACGGGCGATGCGGTCGAGGCGACGATGTTCCTGGTGCACCTGCCGCATCCCCGCGTTCGCATCGAGCGCGTGCTGGACACCATCGACAGCTCGATGCCGGGCGGTCACTCCATCGTGATGATCGACGCGCTGGAAGTGCCTGACGAAGACGTGTTGGGCGGGCCGGGCGAGGGCCTGCGCTACGCACAGGTGCGGCTCGCTCCCGCGCGCCTGTCGCACTGCATGCGCTGGCATGGCGGCGCAGTGCGTGCGCAGGGCATCGCGACGGCGTATGCGCTGCAACGCAAGGCCTTCGGCAAGCCCCTGATCGACCATGAGGGCGTCGGCTTCATGCTCTCCGACAACCTGATCGACCTGCGGCAGGCCGCCTTGATGATCGAGTGGTGCGCCGACGCGCTCGATGGCGGTTCACAGGCCAGCGTCGAAAGCTCGATGGCGAAGGTCGCAGTGTCGGAAGCGCTGTACCGCGTGGCCGATCGCTGTGTCCAGGTGATGGGAGGAACCGGGGTGAGCGCGGACACCATCGTGGCGCAGATCTTTCGGGAAGTCAGGGCCTTTCGCATCTACGACGGTCCGACCGAGGTCCACAAATGGTCGCTTGCGAAGTACATCAAGCGGCAGGCCAGGCCCGCGGAATGA
- a CDS encoding Bug family tripartite tricarboxylate transporter substrate binding protein: protein MTCNRRTATAALLAILGTTGARAQQVTKFITGSAPGGGTDILTRLLAEQMGRVMGRTIIVENKPGASYNIAADHVAKAAPDGNTALVTFNVHPIAGALHPSLPFDPVASFQAVGMIASTPYALVATPSLPGANLKEVLDLARTQGRSLAFASIGIGTPQHLMLERLKQQSGVDIRMVHYKNPSLGQSDVTAGHVDFTLSTIAFCEPLVRAGRMKLLAVTSPQRLPQFPDAPTVKEMGYQGFVTDGWYAMLLPARTPPAIVKTYNEALNKVLADPAVLEKFKASNLVAAPGKPEVLDRQIREDAAMWKKVITEQGIKPE from the coding sequence ATGACATGCAATCGCCGAACCGCCACTGCCGCCCTGCTGGCCATCCTGGGAACCACCGGCGCCCGGGCCCAGCAGGTCACGAAGTTCATCACCGGCAGCGCGCCCGGTGGCGGGACCGACATCCTCACGCGCCTGCTGGCCGAGCAGATGGGCCGCGTCATGGGGCGAACCATCATCGTGGAGAACAAGCCCGGCGCCTCCTACAACATTGCCGCGGATCATGTGGCCAAGGCGGCGCCTGACGGCAACACGGCACTCGTGACCTTCAACGTCCACCCGATCGCCGGCGCGCTGCACCCCAGCCTGCCCTTCGATCCGGTGGCCAGCTTCCAGGCCGTGGGGATGATCGCGAGCACGCCCTATGCGCTGGTGGCCACGCCGTCCCTGCCCGGCGCCAACCTCAAGGAGGTTCTCGACCTCGCGCGAACCCAGGGCCGCTCGCTCGCCTTTGCCTCGATCGGCATCGGAACGCCGCAGCACCTGATGCTGGAGCGCCTGAAGCAGCAGAGCGGCGTGGACATCCGCATGGTGCATTACAAGAATCCGTCGCTCGGCCAGTCCGACGTCACGGCCGGCCATGTCGACTTCACGCTGTCGACCATCGCCTTCTGCGAACCGCTGGTGCGCGCAGGCCGGATGAAGTTGCTGGCGGTGACCAGCCCGCAGCGGCTGCCGCAGTTCCCCGATGCACCGACCGTCAAGGAGATGGGCTACCAGGGCTTCGTCACCGACGGCTGGTACGCGATGCTGCTGCCCGCTCGCACGCCACCGGCCATCGTGAAGACCTACAACGAGGCACTCAACAAGGTCCTCGCCGACCCCGCGGTGCTCGAGAAGTTCAAGGCTTCGAACCTCGTGGCCGCGCCTGGCAAGCCCGAAGTGCTCGACCGGCAGATCCGCGAAGACGCCGCCATGTGGAAGAAGGTCATCACCGAGCAGGGCATCAAGCCGGAATGA
- a CDS encoding CaiB/BaiF CoA transferase family protein translates to MPHDKPLTGPLSGLKIVDLTAVLMGPSATQMLADLGADVIKVETSVGDATRKIGPQGDAGMGPVYLAANRNKRSIVLDLAQPSGREAFLRLVRDADVLTTNVRPDGMKRLRLTYQDVAEVNDRIIYVSMVGFSQRGRYARSPAFDDLIQAATAIPWAVAANTDDEPHYVPVNIADRSVGLYAFGIVLAALYSRDRTGKGQQVDVPMFETMVPYVLGDHLYGQKFLPPQGDFGYPRLLAKARQPYRTKDAWVCCAIYHDHHWKAFLEVVGMGHLWGTDPRLTTMTTRTAHSEALNAFVRDQLLLRTTAQWQEALATADIPVFPMNTFESLLDDPHLRDIGFFSEVDHPHVGRIREMAVPSEWHGTPPENYRPPPLQGEQSAEILREVGYSESQIEQMLQDGITRQPSASAGARG, encoded by the coding sequence ATGCCGCACGACAAGCCACTCACGGGCCCGCTCTCGGGCCTGAAGATCGTCGACCTCACCGCCGTCCTGATGGGGCCGTCGGCCACGCAGATGCTCGCCGACCTGGGGGCGGACGTCATCAAGGTCGAGACCAGCGTGGGCGACGCCACCCGGAAGATCGGGCCGCAGGGCGACGCCGGCATGGGACCGGTCTACCTTGCCGCCAATCGGAACAAGCGCAGCATCGTGCTGGACCTGGCGCAGCCCTCGGGCCGGGAGGCCTTCCTGCGGCTGGTGAGAGATGCAGATGTGCTGACCACCAATGTCCGGCCGGACGGCATGAAGCGCCTGCGGCTGACCTACCAGGACGTCGCCGAAGTCAACGACCGCATCATCTACGTCAGCATGGTCGGCTTTTCCCAGCGCGGACGCTATGCACGCTCGCCCGCTTTCGACGACCTGATCCAGGCCGCGACCGCCATACCGTGGGCCGTGGCGGCCAACACCGACGACGAGCCGCACTACGTGCCCGTCAACATCGCCGATCGCTCGGTCGGCCTCTACGCCTTCGGCATCGTGCTGGCCGCGCTGTACAGCCGCGACCGCACGGGCAAGGGCCAGCAGGTGGACGTGCCCATGTTCGAGACCATGGTGCCCTACGTGCTCGGCGACCATCTCTATGGCCAGAAATTCCTGCCGCCTCAGGGTGACTTCGGCTATCCGCGCCTGCTGGCGAAGGCCCGGCAGCCGTACCGCACGAAGGACGCCTGGGTTTGCTGCGCCATCTACCACGACCACCACTGGAAAGCCTTCCTCGAAGTGGTCGGCATGGGCCACTTGTGGGGCACCGACCCGCGCCTGACCACCATGACGACGCGCACGGCGCACAGCGAGGCGTTGAACGCGTTCGTGCGCGACCAGCTCCTTCTGCGCACCACGGCGCAATGGCAGGAAGCGCTGGCCACGGCCGATATCCCGGTGTTCCCCATGAACACCTTCGAAAGCCTGCTGGACGACCCCCATCTGCGCGACATCGGCTTCTTCTCGGAAGTCGACCATCCGCACGTGGGCAGGATCCGCGAGATGGCCGTTCCCAGCGAATGGCACGGCACGCCGCCGGAGAACTACAGGCCGCCGCCCCTGCAGGGAGAACAGAGCGCCGAGATATTGCGCGAAGTCGGCTACAGCGAGTCACAGATCGAGCAGATGCTGCAAGACGGCATCACCCGGCAGCCCTCCGCCAGCGCCGGCGCCCGCGGCTGA
- a CDS encoding NAD(P)H-dependent flavin oxidoreductase, with protein sequence MTQNAMCSMFNIEIPVFGFSHCRNVVAEITKAGGLGCLGTAYYTPQELEWELKWIDEEVGDKPYGVNLLLPQKYETVGEASLDPARLSPEHVKWQRDLLDAAGIPPLPAAEREELMQAELGRLHMTPEFAGELLDVALRHPNVKLVVSALGSPPRPILDRLHAHGVKVGAMTGKVEHALKHKEAGLDLVIAQGTEAAGHTGVVSSMVLWPEVVDAVAPMPVLAAGGIGRGRQMVAAFALGAQGIWCGSIWHGTRESDLTDEMKQLLFQAKSGDAVQTRSKTGKPGRMLRSKYTEAWLQPDAPKPLPMPWQSVLNVEARLRIDRARALDYMTCPVGQIVGTINHESSVRQVIYDILDEFADTMEGLGERSGLV encoded by the coding sequence GTGACCCAGAACGCCATGTGCAGCATGTTCAACATCGAGATTCCGGTCTTCGGGTTTTCCCACTGCCGCAACGTCGTGGCCGAGATCACCAAGGCAGGGGGGCTGGGCTGTCTCGGAACGGCCTACTACACGCCCCAGGAACTCGAATGGGAGCTCAAATGGATCGACGAGGAGGTGGGCGACAAGCCCTACGGCGTCAACCTGCTGCTGCCGCAGAAGTACGAAACGGTGGGCGAGGCTTCGCTCGATCCGGCCCGTCTTTCGCCGGAGCATGTGAAGTGGCAGCGTGACCTGCTCGATGCGGCGGGTATCCCTCCGCTCCCGGCCGCGGAGCGCGAGGAGCTGATGCAGGCCGAGCTGGGCCGCCTGCACATGACGCCCGAGTTCGCCGGCGAGCTGCTCGACGTCGCCTTGCGGCACCCGAACGTGAAACTGGTCGTGAGTGCACTGGGCTCGCCGCCGCGTCCGATCCTCGACCGTCTGCATGCGCATGGCGTCAAGGTCGGTGCGATGACGGGCAAGGTCGAACATGCGCTCAAGCACAAGGAGGCGGGCCTGGACCTGGTGATCGCCCAGGGGACCGAGGCGGCCGGCCATACCGGCGTGGTGAGCTCGATGGTCCTGTGGCCGGAGGTGGTGGACGCGGTTGCGCCCATGCCGGTGCTGGCGGCCGGCGGCATCGGCCGGGGGCGGCAGATGGTCGCTGCGTTCGCGCTGGGTGCGCAGGGCATCTGGTGCGGCTCGATCTGGCACGGCACTCGCGAGAGCGACCTGACCGACGAAATGAAGCAGTTGCTGTTCCAGGCCAAGTCGGGCGACGCCGTTCAGACGCGCTCGAAGACCGGCAAGCCGGGGCGCATGCTGCGCAGCAAGTACACCGAGGCGTGGCTGCAGCCCGATGCGCCCAAGCCTCTGCCCATGCCCTGGCAAAGCGTGCTGAACGTCGAAGCTCGCCTGCGAATCGATCGCGCCCGTGCGCTGGACTACATGACGTGCCCGGTCGGCCAGATCGTGGGGACCATCAACCACGAAAGCTCGGTTCGCCAGGTGATCTACGACATCCTCGACGAGTTCGCCGACACGATGGAGGGCTTGGGCGAAAGGTCCGGCCTGGTCTGA
- a CDS encoding GntR family transcriptional regulator translates to MPLAAAYAPGSMNHAPLRAGPITLYAQLAGILRDRIVTGLWKPGEEIPTLEQLVDEFAVARVTVRQAIQILVEEGLLSSQRGRRTCVTFDPASVDAPLFSSTGSMEGDSDGDGNSYSIKVLSLQEFDQLPTQFAGLGTPAGKYVRIRKIDGLNGTPYTVSDNYVALSLYQRFPSGGEHTIKLSRLVRDNARPPITSAIERTSISVATYEDATHLQVAVGSPVAHVMRAFFAPNRQLVYLGVLVYRADRFSVERDVSYALAVPPGQADRTSDPRPLMHAAPATPPARRGG, encoded by the coding sequence ATGCCACTCGCAGCCGCCTACGCTCCCGGGAGCATGAACCACGCACCCCTGCGAGCCGGGCCGATCACGCTGTACGCGCAGCTCGCGGGGATCTTGCGCGACCGGATCGTCACCGGGCTGTGGAAGCCCGGCGAAGAGATTCCCACGCTCGAGCAGCTGGTGGACGAGTTTGCGGTGGCGCGGGTCACGGTGCGCCAGGCGATCCAGATCCTGGTGGAGGAAGGCCTGTTGTCGAGCCAGCGCGGCCGCCGTACCTGCGTGACCTTCGATCCCGCCAGCGTCGACGCGCCGCTGTTCTCTTCGACCGGCTCGATGGAGGGCGACAGCGACGGCGACGGCAACAGTTATTCGATCAAGGTGCTCTCGCTCCAGGAGTTCGATCAGCTGCCGACGCAGTTCGCCGGGCTGGGCACGCCCGCCGGAAAATACGTCCGCATCCGCAAGATCGACGGGCTGAACGGTACGCCCTACACCGTGTCGGACAACTACGTGGCGTTGTCGCTCTACCAGCGCTTTCCCTCGGGCGGCGAACACACCATCAAGCTCAGCCGCCTGGTCCGCGACAACGCCCGGCCGCCGATCACGTCGGCCATCGAACGCACGTCCATTTCCGTGGCGACGTACGAGGACGCGACCCATCTGCAGGTGGCGGTCGGCAGCCCGGTGGCGCACGTGATGCGGGCCTTCTTCGCGCCCAATCGCCAGTTGGTCTACCTCGGCGTGCTGGTCTACCGGGCAGATCGATTTTCGGTCGAGCGCGATGTCAGCTACGCACTGGCGGTGCCGCCCGGCCAGGCGGACCGCACGAGCGACCCGAGGCCGCTCATGCACGCTGCACCAGCCACGCCACCCGCTCGCCGTGGCGGCTGA